Proteins from one Mobula birostris isolate sMobBir1 chromosome 10, sMobBir1.hap1, whole genome shotgun sequence genomic window:
- the LOC140203666 gene encoding uncharacterized protein yields MAMLLPRMHSAAEGGLCIFNGHNLRGFTGRLQECRICGKGFSHSSGVEKFREQLCSTERPCKCGDCGKRFNYPSQLETHQRTHTGERPFPCSVCGKRFTLSSSLLTHQSVHSGDTMFECCVCRKGFMHSSHLFRHQYAHTDERPFHCPNCGKRFKNSNELKVHRRIHVGDRPFGCSHCGRRFSQSSNLLRHQRVHTKERPFTCSVCSRGFAQSSNLLTHLRVHTGERPFACIECGRGFSRSSHLVSHQRVHTDERPYRCDSCSKSFKRSEDLLRHQRVHTDERPFRCPLCTKRFRHSSTLVKHRRVHTGERPFTCSRCGKGFAYSSNLLRHQRVHM; encoded by the coding sequence CCTGAGAGGTTTCACAGGGAGGCTGCAAGAGTGTCGTATTTGTGGAAAAGGATTCAGCCATTCTTCCGGAGTGGAGAAATTCCGGGAACAACTCTGCAGCACAGAGAGACCCTGCAAGTGCGGGGACTGTGGGAAACGCTTCAATTACCCATCTCAGCTGGAAACTCATCAGCGCAcgcacaccggggagaggccattccCATGCTCTGTATGTGGAAAGCGTTTCACGCTGTCTTCCTCCTTGCTGACACACCAGAGCGTGCACAGTGGGGATACCATGTTTGAGTGCTGCGTGTGCAGGAAGGGGTTTATGCACTCCTCGCACCTCTTCCGGCACCAGTATGCCCACACTGACGAGAGACCGTTCCACTGCCCGAACTGTGGCAAGAGATTCAAGAACTCCAATGAGCTGAAGGTCCACCGGCGAATCCACGTGggggacaggccctttggctgcTCCCACTGCGGCCGAAGGTTCAGCCAGTCGTCCAACCTGCTGCGGCACCAGCGGGTCCACACCAaagagcggccgttcacctgctccgtttGCAGCCGTGGCTTTGCCCAGTCCTCTAACCTGCTCACCCACCTGCGCGTCCACACAGGCGAGCGGCCCTTCGCCTGCATCGAGTGCGGCCGGGGCTTCTCCCGCTCTTCCCACCTCGTCAGCCACCAGCGCGTCCACACCGACGAGCGGCCCTACCGGTGTGACAGCTGCAGCAAGAGCTTTAAGAGGTCAGAGGATCTGCTGAGGCACCAGCGGGTGCACACGGACGAGCGCCCCTTCCGCTGCCCGCTCTGCACCAAGAGATTCCGCCACTCCTCCACCCTAGTGAAACACCGGCGGGTCCACACCGGTGAACGCCCTTTCACCTGCTCCAGGTGCGGGAAGGGCTTTGCCTACTCCTCCAACCTACTGAGGCATCAGCGGGTCCACATGTGA